The Rhododendron vialii isolate Sample 1 chromosome 3a, ASM3025357v1 nucleotide sequence TCACAGGGCATTACTAAAATTGTGCAAAAGAAATGTATTGGAAGCCTCTTGTTAAGCAAAAAGGCAAGGAAAGTAAACTTCTTCAGACGCCGGTGCTTAGCAAGTGCCCAGTTAGTCATGATCAGAGTGGCAACCACAAGAAAGACATAACCCGCAATCGTTTGTGTTGCAATATTGAAACCCAGCCACTGATAAATCTCTGTTGTATAATTTGCACATGTGACAATATTGAACAAAAACCCATGCGGGATTTGGTAGCCACCATTTCCATCAGGTCTACGAAGATTCCTCAGCAAGATGTGGCAATAGAAGTTTGAGATTTGACAAAGCACTCCAAAAGCAAAACCGATCTTCATCTGGAGGTCACTAACAGGGGTGTAAAACGGGTGATTCACATAGTAAGCAATGTAAGCACCAAATGTCCAGTAATAAGCACAATTCCGAAACACATTAGAGAGTGGTGAGGTTGCATGGCTGAAGCGATGAACAAAGAATGTCTCCATAATACGTTTGAAGTAGTGGAAACACCAGTAGTACAAGGCATATGTCTGAACTGGGTGAA carries:
- the LOC131321195 gene encoding very-long-chain enoyl-CoA reductase-like — translated: MELSGARAHRQRLTLPLQPGSKEKPNVLHYKKSLKEYCIGNSDNLTVVFKDLGPQVSYQTLFFFEYLGPLLIYPIFYYFPVYQFFGYKGEHVIHPVQTYALYYWCFHYFKRIMETFFVHRFSHATSPLSNVFRNCAYYWTFGAYIAYYVNHPFYTPVSDLQMKIGFAFGVLCQISNFYCHILLRNLRRPDGNGGYQIPHGFLFNIVTCANYTTEIYQWLGFNIATQTIAGYVFLVVATLIMTNWALAKHRRLKKFTFLAFLLNKRLPIHFFCTILVMPCETCVSLEHDGLCIFILYPSPLSISILLFYLIKGEQLLVLTPL